A window of Haloarcula sp. H-GB4 contains these coding sequences:
- a CDS encoding sugar kinase — MSLVTFGETALRFAPPSGQRFETAREASIRVDGTASGVAATAGRLGAEARWLSKVPDTPLGRRVVAELHEFGLETDIVWADPDAGRQGLTFHEDADPPRTERLLQDRGDTAMATVTPGELPMGEIQNADVVFTSGATLSLSETAADTTGALLRAAAGMRAFDLGFHPGLWDAEDAREALADLLPAVDTLFAAEEQVSAVFDTTGSPREVVHTLATEYDLTRVILTRSEYGAVAYHDGVIHEQDAIETSAVDEAGQHEAFIGATLQQLAAGADTDEALLHGVAAAALSRTMSGPLTPLEPSEVERLVDSQQSRRP, encoded by the coding sequence ATGTCACTCGTAACGTTCGGTGAGACTGCTCTCAGATTTGCTCCTCCAAGCGGACAGCGGTTCGAAACAGCCCGCGAGGCGTCGATTCGGGTCGACGGGACCGCAAGCGGGGTTGCGGCGACGGCCGGCCGACTCGGGGCTGAGGCACGATGGCTATCGAAGGTCCCGGACACGCCGCTCGGGCGGCGCGTCGTCGCGGAACTCCACGAGTTTGGTCTGGAAACAGACATTGTTTGGGCAGACCCGGACGCTGGGCGGCAGGGACTCACGTTCCACGAGGACGCCGACCCACCCCGTACCGAACGGCTGCTACAGGACCGCGGCGACACCGCGATGGCAACGGTGACGCCCGGCGAGCTGCCGATGGGCGAGATACAGAACGCGGACGTGGTGTTCACGTCAGGCGCAACCCTCTCGCTCTCTGAGACCGCCGCCGACACGACGGGGGCGTTGCTCAGAGCGGCCGCAGGGATGCGGGCGTTCGACCTCGGTTTCCACCCCGGACTGTGGGACGCCGAAGATGCCCGCGAAGCACTTGCAGACCTGCTACCAGCCGTCGACACCCTCTTTGCCGCCGAAGAGCAGGTTTCCGCGGTGTTTGACACGACAGGGAGTCCACGCGAGGTCGTGCACACGCTCGCAACGGAGTACGATCTCACCCGCGTGATTCTCACTCGGAGCGAGTACGGCGCGGTGGCCTATCACGACGGCGTCATTCACGAGCAGGATGCCATCGAGACGTCCGCAGTGGACGAAGCAGGACAGCACGAGGCCTTCATCGGTGCAACGCTCCAGCAACTGGCCGCCGGTGCTGACACGGACGAAGCGCTGCTCCATGGTGTCGCGGCAGCAGCGCTGTCTCGAACAATGTCCGGACCGTTGACCCCACTCGAACCGTCTGAAGTTGAGCGGCTCGTCGATTCACAGCAGTCCAGACGGCCGTAG
- a CDS encoding aminomethyltransferase family protein, producing MTVLESVHEAHEATFREVGGRQVVDNYGRPERTHRAVRNVVGAMEYGYGVIVVTGEDRVDYVDNAVSNRVPDEDGAGCYALLLDPDGRIDTDMYVYNAGERLLVFTPPQKAEELAAEWADKTFIQDVEFEEATDDFAVFGVHGPKATEKIASVLHQTGTPPAPLTFERGELGDAGVSVIRTDDLTGEESYDVVCSADDAEAVFDTLVNRGLNAVPFGYQTWETLTLEAGTPLFDTEIEGALPNDLGLRNALDFEKGCYVGQEVVSRIENRGHPTQRLVGLAVEACPDPGAAVFAGDEHVGDVTRAAQSPMREAPIALANLSWDRPDEALKIRIDGEPVSAQQVDLPFIDGSAQSARLPTYE from the coding sequence ATGACTGTTCTCGAGTCCGTTCACGAGGCCCACGAAGCGACGTTCAGGGAGGTCGGTGGTCGGCAGGTCGTCGACAACTACGGGCGACCGGAGCGGACCCACCGCGCGGTTCGGAACGTCGTCGGCGCGATGGAGTACGGCTACGGCGTCATCGTCGTCACCGGCGAGGACCGCGTCGACTACGTTGACAACGCCGTCTCGAACCGCGTGCCAGACGAGGACGGCGCAGGCTGTTACGCGCTCTTGCTTGACCCCGATGGTCGCATCGACACGGACATGTATGTGTACAACGCCGGCGAGCGCCTGCTCGTGTTCACGCCGCCCCAGAAGGCCGAGGAACTGGCCGCGGAGTGGGCGGATAAAACGTTCATTCAGGACGTCGAGTTCGAGGAAGCGACTGACGACTTCGCCGTCTTCGGCGTCCACGGGCCGAAAGCGACAGAGAAAATCGCCAGCGTCCTCCACCAGACCGGCACCCCGCCGGCACCGCTGACCTTCGAGCGGGGCGAACTCGGCGACGCAGGCGTCTCCGTCATCCGGACGGACGACCTCACTGGCGAGGAGAGCTACGACGTGGTCTGTAGCGCCGACGACGCCGAGGCTGTCTTTGACACGCTGGTCAACCGCGGGCTTAACGCCGTCCCCTTCGGCTACCAGACCTGGGAGACGCTGACCCTTGAGGCCGGGACGCCCCTGTTCGACACCGAAATCGAGGGCGCGCTCCCGAACGACCTTGGCCTGCGGAACGCCCTGGACTTCGAGAAGGGCTGTTACGTCGGTCAGGAGGTCGTCTCCCGTATCGAGAACCGGGGCCACCCCACGCAGCGATTGGTCGGTCTCGCCGTCGAGGCGTGCCCGGACCCCGGTGCTGCGGTGTTCGCCGGCGACGAGCACGTCGGCGACGTGACCCGCGCCGCACAGAGCCCGATGCGGGAAGCCCCGATTGCACTGGCGAACCTCAGCTGGGACCGACCCGACGAAGCGTTGAAAATCCGCATCGACGGTGAGCCGGTCAGCGCCCAGCAGGTCGACCTGCCCTTTATCGACGGCTCGGCGCAGTCGGCGCGGCTGCCGACCTACGAGTAG
- a CDS encoding YigZ family protein: MTDSYRTVPGRGEARFEVRGSEFIGHVAPATTVEDAEAFVDAVGEEYADATHNVPAYRVRSDPFREYSSDDGEPSGSAGDPALNVLQQRDIENIVAVVTRYYGGTNLGVGGLASAYSRAVKDGVDDAGVVEEVPHEQFTVTVAYDDSGSVRSLLESAGVEFEADYEAEVVFDVRVPTVEGSELRDRIRSATSGRAAIELE; encoded by the coding sequence GTGACGGACAGCTATCGGACCGTTCCGGGCCGCGGCGAGGCGCGCTTCGAGGTGCGGGGTTCGGAGTTCATCGGCCACGTCGCCCCAGCGACAACCGTCGAAGACGCCGAGGCGTTCGTCGACGCCGTCGGAGAGGAGTACGCCGACGCGACCCACAACGTCCCCGCCTACCGCGTCCGATCCGATCCCTTCCGGGAGTATTCCAGTGACGATGGCGAACCAAGCGGCAGCGCCGGCGACCCCGCGCTGAACGTCCTCCAGCAGCGTGACATTGAGAACATTGTCGCCGTCGTCACGCGGTACTACGGCGGGACGAACCTCGGTGTCGGCGGCCTCGCCAGTGCGTACTCCCGAGCGGTGAAGGACGGCGTTGACGACGCTGGTGTCGTCGAGGAAGTTCCCCACGAGCAGTTCACTGTGACCGTCGCCTACGACGACTCGGGCAGTGTTCGGAGCCTGCTCGAATCCGCGGGCGTGGAATTCGAGGCTGACTACGAAGCCGAGGTCGTCTTCGACGTTCGAGTCCCTACTGTTGAGGGCAGCGAACTGCGAGACCGGATAAGGAGTGCGACCAGCGGGCGGGCCGCTATCGAACTGGAGTAA
- a CDS encoding 2Fe-2S iron-sulfur cluster binding domain-containing protein, with protein MPATLTVETPTGETHELTAERGAVLRDVLLDADLSPHGRYAKRVNCGGRGICATCGVRLAEPPDPDHWHDDLADRFGYPRLSCQLQVRDGMRVKLLEKRVWGSRQAGDEAD; from the coding sequence ATGCCGGCAACGCTCACCGTCGAGACGCCTACCGGCGAGACCCACGAACTCACCGCCGAGCGTGGGGCTGTCCTCCGTGATGTGCTTCTCGATGCCGACCTCTCGCCACACGGCCGCTACGCCAAGCGAGTCAACTGCGGCGGCCGCGGCATCTGTGCCACTTGCGGCGTCCGTCTCGCCGAACCGCCTGATCCCGATCACTGGCACGACGACCTCGCCGACCGATTTGGCTACCCCCGGCTCTCCTGTCAGCTGCAGGTTCGAGACGGAATGCGGGTCAAACTGCTGGAAAAAAGGGTCTGGGGGTCGCGACAGGCTGGCGACGAGGCGGACTGA
- a CDS encoding ACT domain-containing protein gives MFDEIMQKFEDSPGQQDVIRLLLERGFSVNEDGRVVSGGIEIPNTGIAREADVDRRVVNATTDAILADDDLRRIFRNISSVPSLLDLAPVLDLHAVTVTVRAADESGIVSTVTSAIANHGISIRQVLSEDPEFTDEPKLYVITDEELPGDLINEIRRLAFVRTIELA, from the coding sequence ATGTTCGATGAGATTATGCAGAAATTCGAGGACTCTCCCGGCCAGCAGGACGTCATCCGCTTGTTGCTGGAACGGGGGTTCTCGGTCAACGAGGACGGCCGCGTCGTCTCCGGCGGCATCGAGATCCCGAACACGGGTATCGCCCGCGAGGCCGACGTCGACCGCCGGGTAGTCAACGCCACGACGGACGCGATTCTCGCCGACGACGACCTGCGGCGTATCTTCCGAAATATCTCCTCTGTGCCGAGCCTGCTTGACCTCGCGCCGGTGCTCGACTTGCACGCGGTGACTGTCACCGTCCGGGCCGCCGACGAGTCCGGCATTGTTTCGACTGTCACGTCGGCTATTGCCAACCACGGTATCTCTATCCGGCAGGTCCTGAGCGAAGACCCTGAGTTCACCGATGAACCGAAACTGTACGTCATCACCGACGAGGAACTCCCCGGCGACCTCATCAACGAAATCCGTCGACTGGCGTTCGTTCGGACTATCGAACTAGCATAA
- the hisB gene encoding imidazoleglycerol-phosphate dehydratase HisB — translation MTDRTAAVTRTTAETDIEVTLDVDGDGDSTIDTGIGFFDHMLDSFSTHGLFDLTVQCDGDLDIDDHHTVEDVAITLGEAFTEALDDKRGIRRFADCKVPLDEAVASVVVDISGRPYFAFDGEFSQASVGGMTSHMAQHFCRSLAMNAGLTLHCGVDGENAHHEIEALFKGLARALDDATRIDERRSDVASTKGEL, via the coding sequence ATGACTGACCGGACGGCAGCCGTCACGCGGACGACGGCCGAGACAGACATCGAGGTCACGCTTGACGTTGACGGCGACGGCGACAGCACCATCGACACCGGCATCGGCTTTTTCGACCACATGCTCGACTCGTTCTCGACGCACGGGCTGTTCGACCTGACCGTGCAGTGTGACGGCGATCTGGACATCGACGACCACCACACCGTCGAGGATGTCGCCATCACGCTCGGCGAGGCGTTTACCGAGGCGCTGGACGATAAGCGCGGCATCCGCCGATTCGCCGACTGCAAGGTCCCGCTTGACGAGGCCGTTGCGAGCGTCGTCGTCGATATCTCCGGCCGCCCGTACTTCGCGTTCGACGGCGAGTTCTCACAGGCTTCTGTCGGCGGGATGACCAGCCACATGGCCCAGCATTTCTGTCGCTCGCTGGCGATGAACGCCGGGCTAACGCTGCACTGCGGTGTCGACGGCGAGAACGCCCACCACGAGATAGAGGCGCTGTTCAAGGGCCTGGCCCGGGCGCTTGACGACGCAACCCGGATCGACGAGCGCCGGTCCGACGTGGCGAGTACGAAAGGCGAGCTATAG
- a CDS encoding alpha/beta fold hydrolase yields the protein MPTARNRDVSLYYEADGDGPTVVFINDVGYGAWLWGWHYDAIAGPYETVVWDLRGTGRSDAPAGPYDVETLAADLEAMLADHGVGSAHLVGAGLGGMVALQYAHQYSRARSLTLYCTAGSGDAIERDALDALALDAPSSLDGAFSSAFREHDPDLMERIADWRADEDATGEARDAQANAMTTFDAPPLYEITQPAEVYYGLDDPVVSPEAARSLSADLPRGTGEAVEGRHCCFVEHAPAVTDRLLALLDEQTE from the coding sequence ATGCCGACCGCACGCAACCGTGACGTGTCTCTCTACTACGAAGCCGACGGCGACGGCCCGACCGTCGTATTCATCAACGACGTGGGGTACGGCGCGTGGCTCTGGGGCTGGCACTACGACGCTATCGCCGGCCCATACGAGACGGTGGTGTGGGACCTCCGCGGGACCGGCCGGTCGGACGCGCCCGCGGGACCATACGATGTGGAAACGCTGGCCGCCGACCTCGAAGCCATGCTGGCCGATCACGGCGTCGGGAGTGCTCACCTCGTCGGGGCCGGCCTCGGCGGGATGGTCGCGCTCCAGTATGCCCACCAGTACAGCCGCGCCCGCTCGCTGACGCTGTACTGCACGGCCGGATCTGGCGATGCGATTGAGCGGGACGCACTCGACGCGCTTGCACTCGATGCCCCGTCGTCGCTCGACGGCGCGTTTTCGTCGGCGTTCCGCGAACACGACCCGGACCTCATGGAGCGAATTGCGGACTGGCGCGCCGACGAGGATGCGACCGGAGAGGCCCGCGATGCGCAGGCCAACGCAATGACGACCTTCGACGCGCCACCGCTGTACGAAATCACCCAGCCTGCCGAGGTGTACTATGGGCTGGACGACCCCGTCGTGTCGCCGGAGGCCGCACGGTCGCTTTCGGCCGACCTCCCCCGTGGCACTGGGGAGGCCGTCGAGGGCCGACACTGCTGTTTCGTCGAGCACGCGCCGGCGGTGACCGACCGATTGCTGGCGCTGCTCGACGAACAGACCGAGTGA